A region of Paenibacillus sp. 37 DNA encodes the following proteins:
- a CDS encoding MarR family winged helix-turn-helix transcriptional regulator: MSPDTERNSQLANVDQLLEAFFRYKNKVLDQQQKTETNCKLNPTKSHILGMILREKRCMAVDVARQLSLSSGATTIVLNQLETEGLIQRVRSEEDRRIVWLSLTDEGAQLAKTLNANRGRMTWELLQALSEEEQQQMFGMLKKIELKLLENMKSFEQIHR, translated from the coding sequence ATGAGCCCGGATACGGAGCGAAACTCTCAATTGGCAAATGTAGATCAATTGTTGGAGGCCTTCTTCAGATATAAAAACAAAGTATTGGATCAGCAGCAGAAGACCGAAACCAACTGTAAACTGAATCCGACAAAAAGTCATATATTGGGCATGATTTTACGTGAAAAACGCTGCATGGCGGTTGATGTGGCCAGACAACTCAGTTTGTCTTCCGGCGCAACCACCATTGTACTGAATCAACTGGAGACGGAAGGGTTGATCCAGCGGGTGCGCAGTGAAGAAGATCGGAGAATTGTGTGGCTGTCCTTAACGGATGAAGGCGCGCAGCTTGCCAAGACACTTAATGCGAATCGCGGCCGAATGACGTGGGAATTGTTGCAAGCACTTTCCGAAGAGGAGCAACAGCAGATGTTTGGCATGCTGAAGAAAATTGAGCTGAAACTGCTGGAGAACATGAAATCGTTTGAACAGATTCATCGGTAG
- a CDS encoding Na+/H+ antiporter, translated as MEIFIAVLVLLVLIGLSNILNRFVPFIPIPLIQIVLGVAIALLPAGVHLPLNPELFFVLFIAPLLYNDGKRTPRNELWNLRAPILLLALGLVFVTVVVAGYAIHWLIPSIPLPAAFALAAILSPTDAVAVGAMAGRVHLPKGIHRLLEGEALMNDASGLVAFKFAIAATVTGVFSLANATFSFILIAIGGLLVGALLSFLLIRLGVWIRRLGMEDVTIHMLLQILTPFIIYLVSEEIGVSGILAVVAGGIIHAIERDRAESVQLKMQVVSASTWSVILFILNGLVFVILGVQVPDVLSTIFENVSFNNLQVLGYVGLISVLLLVLRFLWIYLFWQGNEWLRTQSSIGSPRFKDITIISLSGVRGAVTLAGAFSIPYVLQDGSPFPERDLIIFLAAGVILFSLIAASVFLPVLAKDDGKSTEETPQKSERKAHDIMLNAAIRAVKSEMNDENKAAALAVVSDLSKYIRQAAGQLTADKRKDIQKQETAINLIATRAERKEVEVMLDENAIASDAAFKCDSWLDRKEMMLANRANTQFMTSISEIGRVLGHLFTNRSQKPNQPFMLENAELFRQVKLRTSESAIKAIRAHMNDGNRVVALSVIAKYERVIAKLRTWNQGKTEDPFNQEKLELQMVAIQEQRNTVQQLYENGEITRDVAAKLRRFINDVEATALKNT; from the coding sequence ATGGAAATATTTATTGCCGTACTTGTGTTACTGGTCCTGATCGGTTTATCCAATATTTTAAACCGGTTTGTACCCTTTATTCCCATTCCGCTCATTCAAATCGTGCTTGGTGTAGCTATAGCTTTGCTTCCTGCAGGTGTTCACCTGCCGTTGAATCCGGAATTATTCTTTGTACTGTTCATCGCACCTTTGTTATACAACGATGGTAAGCGAACTCCAAGGAATGAATTATGGAATCTGCGTGCACCGATACTTCTGCTTGCACTAGGGCTTGTATTCGTGACAGTAGTCGTGGCGGGATATGCCATTCACTGGCTGATTCCTTCGATTCCGTTACCTGCTGCTTTTGCTCTTGCAGCCATATTGTCCCCGACAGATGCAGTGGCCGTTGGCGCCATGGCAGGGCGAGTACATTTGCCCAAAGGCATACATAGACTTCTTGAAGGTGAAGCATTAATGAATGATGCATCCGGCCTGGTCGCCTTCAAATTCGCAATTGCAGCCACAGTTACAGGTGTATTTTCCCTGGCGAATGCAACTTTTAGTTTTATTCTGATTGCGATTGGCGGGCTTCTTGTCGGGGCCTTGTTATCTTTTCTGTTAATCAGGCTAGGGGTATGGATCCGTAGACTGGGCATGGAAGATGTGACAATTCACATGCTGCTGCAAATCCTGACGCCATTTATCATCTATCTGGTGAGTGAAGAAATTGGGGTATCAGGTATTCTTGCGGTAGTGGCAGGCGGTATTATCCACGCCATTGAGCGTGACCGTGCTGAATCGGTTCAGTTGAAAATGCAGGTGGTATCTGCGAGCACATGGTCAGTCATTTTATTTATACTAAATGGTCTGGTGTTTGTTATTCTGGGTGTACAGGTCCCGGATGTGTTGAGTACCATATTTGAAAATGTTTCGTTTAATAATCTGCAGGTGTTGGGATATGTAGGCTTGATCTCGGTGCTACTGCTGGTTCTGCGCTTTCTCTGGATCTATCTGTTCTGGCAAGGGAATGAATGGTTGCGTACCCAATCCTCTATAGGCAGTCCCAGATTCAAGGATATTACGATCATTTCCCTCTCTGGGGTGCGGGGGGCTGTAACATTGGCGGGTGCGTTCTCCATTCCTTATGTGCTTCAGGATGGATCACCTTTCCCTGAACGGGATCTGATTATTTTCCTCGCGGCAGGAGTTATCCTCTTCTCCCTGATTGCGGCAAGCGTGTTTCTTCCGGTTCTGGCCAAGGACGATGGGAAATCCACAGAAGAAACACCGCAGAAGTCAGAACGAAAGGCACATGACATTATGCTGAATGCGGCAATACGAGCTGTCAAATCCGAAATGAACGATGAGAACAAAGCTGCCGCTCTCGCGGTTGTCTCCGACTTGTCCAAGTACATCAGACAGGCCGCAGGTCAGCTTACCGCCGATAAACGCAAAGATATTCAGAAACAAGAAACGGCTATTAACCTGATTGCCACCCGTGCGGAACGTAAAGAAGTTGAAGTAATGTTGGACGAAAATGCAATTGCTTCTGATGCGGCCTTCAAATGTGACAGCTGGTTGGATCGCAAGGAAATGATGCTGGCGAATCGCGCAAACACTCAGTTCATGACTTCGATCAGCGAGATCGGGCGTGTGTTAGGACATCTGTTCACCAACCGGTCCCAGAAGCCGAATCAACCATTCATGCTAGAAAATGCAGAACTGTTCCGTCAGGTGAAGTTACGTACCTCTGAATCGGCAATTAAGGCCATTCGTGCCCATATGAATGATGGGAATCGAGTCGTCGCACTGTCGGTCATTGCCAAGTATGAGCGTGTAATTGCCAAATTGCGCACCTGGAACCAGGGTAAAACGGAAGATCCGTTTAATCAGGAGAAATTGGAGTTGCAGATGGTGGCCATTCAGGAACAGCGTAATACGGTTCAACAGCTGTATGAAAACGGCGAAATCACCCGTGATGTGGCTGCGAAACTTCGTCGGTTTATTAACGACGTTGAAGCGACTGCGCTGAAAAACACCTAA